One Helianthus annuus cultivar XRQ/B chromosome 7, HanXRQr2.0-SUNRISE, whole genome shotgun sequence genomic region harbors:
- the LOC110867018 gene encoding uncharacterized protein LOC110867018: MDKIPTSDDLAKRGVVVGDRLCPFCKDEAGSLEHLFTSCYFSVVLWQKISQWCRIPPIFAFSFRDLLEIHKAGFIKAANRLAIQGIIIVSGWCLWQAWNKVIFSEIEAKVEKA; this comes from the exons ATGGATAAAATCCCAACTTCTGATGATCTAGCTAAAAGGGGGGTTGTGGTCGGGGATAGGTTATGCCCGTTTTGCAAGGACGAGGCCGGGTCGCTGGAGCACCTTTTTACTTCCTGCTACTTCTCCGTGGTTTTGTGGCAGAAGATTAGTCAGTGGTGCCGTATTCCCCCGATCTTTGCTTTTTCTTTTAGAGATTTGTTGGAGATTCACAAAGCGGGATTCATTAAAGCGGCGAATAGGCTGGCCATTCAAGGAATTATTATTGTCTCCGGTTGGTGCTTATGGCAGGCTTGGAACAAGGTCATTTTTTCGGAGATTGAGGCCAAAGTGGAAAAG GCATAG